One window of Candidatus Mycobacterium wuenschmannii genomic DNA carries:
- the rho gene encoding transcription termination factor Rho, whose protein sequence is MSNPVTSQTSSENDAQSNASDGSLASMVLPELRALANRSGVKGTSGMRKSELIAAIRESRQGGQSNGASTNGGANGESDNHDTKSDTVAAADNNAAQSDSGDKPSTDDNHAGERNDKSDKNEKSDKNDKKQHNGNDKPARDQQDNKSENRDSDKDSDKGGDQQGGGQQNRGNQNQNQNQNDDDGDGRGGRRGRRFRERRRRGDGPRDSGNGGGDTELREDDVVQPVAGILDVLDNYAFVRTSGYLAGPHDVYVSMNMVRKNGLRRGDAVTGAVRVPKDGEQQNQRQKFNPLVRLDTVNGGPVENARNRPDFTKLTPLYPNERLRLETSGDKLTTRVIDLIMPIGKGQRALIVSPPKAGKTTIMQDIANAITRNNPECHLMVVLVDERPEEVTDMTRSVKGEVIASTFDRPPTDHTAVAELAIERAKRLVEQGKDVVVLLDSITRLGRAYNNASPASGRILSGGVDSTALYPPKRFLGAARNIEEGGSLTIIATAMVETGSTGDTVIFEEFKGTGNAELKLDRKISERRVFPAVDVNPSGTRKDELLLSPDEFSIVHKLRRVLSGLDSHQAIDLLMSQLRKTKNNYEFLVQVSKTTPGMDND, encoded by the coding sequence GTGTCGAACCCCGTGACCTCACAAACTTCCAGCGAGAACGACGCCCAATCAAACGCGTCGGACGGCTCGCTGGCATCGATGGTGCTTCCCGAACTGCGCGCGCTGGCCAACCGGTCCGGCGTCAAGGGCACCTCGGGAATGCGCAAGAGCGAACTGATCGCCGCGATCCGGGAATCTCGTCAGGGCGGTCAATCCAATGGCGCGTCGACCAACGGCGGCGCCAATGGTGAGTCGGACAACCACGACACCAAGTCCGACACCGTCGCGGCCGCCGACAACAACGCGGCTCAGAGCGATTCCGGCGACAAGCCTTCCACCGATGACAACCACGCGGGGGAGCGGAACGACAAGTCCGACAAGAATGAAAAGTCGGATAAGAACGACAAAAAGCAGCACAACGGCAACGACAAGCCGGCCCGCGACCAGCAGGACAACAAGTCCGAGAACCGCGACTCCGACAAGGATTCCGACAAGGGCGGCGACCAGCAGGGCGGCGGACAACAGAACCGCGGCAACCAAAACCAGAACCAGAACCAGAACGACGACGACGGCGACGGACGTGGTGGACGCCGCGGCCGCCGGTTCCGCGAACGTCGCCGCCGCGGTGACGGCCCCCGTGACAGCGGCAACGGCGGTGGCGACACCGAACTGCGTGAAGACGATGTCGTTCAGCCAGTGGCCGGAATCCTCGACGTGCTCGACAACTACGCGTTCGTCCGGACTTCGGGGTACCTCGCCGGCCCGCACGACGTCTACGTCTCCATGAACATGGTGCGCAAGAACGGTTTACGCCGTGGCGATGCGGTCACCGGCGCGGTTCGGGTGCCCAAGGACGGGGAACAGCAGAATCAGCGACAGAAGTTCAACCCGCTGGTGCGGCTGGACACCGTCAACGGCGGACCCGTTGAAAACGCCCGGAACCGGCCCGATTTCACCAAGCTGACGCCGCTGTACCCGAACGAGCGGCTGCGTCTGGAGACCTCCGGCGACAAGCTGACCACCCGGGTCATCGACCTGATCATGCCGATCGGCAAGGGACAGCGCGCGCTGATCGTGTCGCCGCCCAAGGCCGGTAAGACCACGATCATGCAGGACATCGCCAACGCGATCACCAGGAACAACCCGGAATGTCATCTCATGGTGGTGCTCGTCGACGAGCGCCCTGAAGAGGTCACCGACATGACGCGTTCGGTCAAGGGTGAGGTCATCGCCTCGACGTTCGACCGCCCGCCGACCGACCACACCGCGGTTGCCGAGCTGGCCATCGAACGCGCCAAACGACTCGTGGAACAGGGCAAAGACGTTGTGGTGCTGCTGGACTCGATCACCCGCCTCGGCCGCGCATACAACAACGCGTCGCCGGCGTCGGGCCGCATCCTGTCCGGTGGTGTCGACTCGACCGCGCTCTACCCGCCGAAGCGATTCCTCGGCGCCGCCCGCAACATCGAAGAGGGCGGATCGCTGACGATCATCGCCACCGCGATGGTCGAGACCGGATCCACCGGTGACACAGTCATTTTCGAGGAATTCAAGGGAACGGGTAACGCAGAGCTCAAGCTCGACCGCAAGATCTCCGAGCGCCGGGTGTTCCCGGCCGTGGACGTCAACCCGTCGGGCACCCGCAAGGACGAACTGTTGCTCTCGCCCGATGAGTTCTCGATCGTGCACAAGCTACGCCGCGTGCTTTCGGGTCTGGACTCGCACCAGGCCATCGACCTGCTGATGTCGCAGCTGCGAAAGACCAAGAACAACTACGAGTTCCTGGTCCAGGTGTCCAAGACGACACCCGGCATGGACAACGACTGA
- the thrB gene encoding homoserine kinase — MLAPGLLGSSVVPASSANIGPGFDSLGLALSLYDEIVVETTDSGLVVDVDGEGTGELALDEGHLVVRAVQHGLKAAGVTAPGLKVRCRNAIPHSRGLGSSAAAVVGGLGAVNGLLVQAGLTPLAQSQLIQLASEFEGHPDNAAAAVLGGAVVSWTDTSAGAPTYSAAQLRLHPEIRLFPAVPTQRSSTVETRVLLPTQVSHEDARFNVSRAALLVVALTERPDLLMAATEDVLHQPQRAPAMPASEEYLQLLRRCGVAAALSGAGPAVIALSTAPQLPAEVLEYATANGFAVSEMTAGDGVRWTSGVAVPS, encoded by the coding sequence GTGCTGGCTCCCGGGCTGCTGGGCAGCTCGGTCGTACCGGCGTCCAGCGCAAATATCGGGCCCGGCTTCGACAGCCTCGGCCTGGCGCTGAGCCTTTACGACGAAATCGTGGTCGAGACAACCGATTCCGGTTTGGTCGTCGACGTCGATGGTGAGGGCACCGGCGAATTGGCCCTCGACGAAGGGCATCTCGTCGTTCGCGCCGTCCAGCACGGTCTCAAGGCCGCCGGCGTCACCGCTCCTGGTCTGAAAGTGCGCTGCCGCAACGCGATTCCACACTCTCGTGGTTTGGGCTCGTCGGCCGCGGCTGTGGTCGGCGGGCTTGGCGCGGTGAATGGTCTTCTCGTGCAGGCGGGTTTGACGCCGCTGGCCCAGAGTCAGCTGATCCAACTGGCGTCAGAGTTCGAAGGCCATCCCGATAACGCCGCCGCGGCGGTCCTCGGTGGAGCCGTCGTGTCGTGGACCGACACCAGCGCGGGCGCGCCCACCTATTCGGCCGCGCAGCTACGGCTACATCCCGAGATCCGGCTGTTTCCGGCCGTCCCGACGCAACGCTCGTCGACCGTCGAAACGCGGGTGCTGCTGCCCACCCAGGTCAGCCACGAGGATGCGCGCTTCAACGTCAGCCGGGCCGCTTTGCTGGTGGTCGCCCTGACCGAGCGGCCCGACCTGCTGATGGCCGCGACCGAGGACGTGCTCCACCAACCGCAGCGTGCGCCCGCGATGCCCGCCTCGGAGGAATATCTGCAGCTCCTGCGCCGTTGTGGAGTGGCAGCTGCGCTTTCCGGAGCTGGTCCAGCAGTGATCGCACTGAGCACAGCTCCCCAACTGCCGGCCGAGGTGCTGGAATACGCCACCGCAAATGGGTTTGCGGTCAGCGAGATGACGGCGGGCGACGGGGTGCGCTGGACTTCCGGCGTGGCAGTCCCCAGCTAG
- the thrC gene encoding threonine synthase, which translates to MTPSKAAVHRQWPGLIEAYRDRLPVGDNWTPVTLLEGGTPLISAPRLSAEIGCTVHLKVEGLNPTGSFKDRGMTMAVTDAVARGQQAVMCASTGNTSASAAAYAARAGITCAVLIPQGKIAMGKLAQAVMHGAKIIQVDGNFDDCLEVARKIVADFPTIALVNSVNPVRIEGQKTAAFEIVDVLGDAPDIHSLPVGNAGNITAYWKGYSEYHADGVSTKLPRMLGTQAAGAAPLVSGEPVKNPETIATAIRIGSPASWGPAVAAQEQSDGRFLAATDDEILAAYHLVAATEGVFVEPASAASVAGLLKSVADGWVKPGSTVVCTVTGNGLKDPDTALRDMPTVEPVPVDPVAVVAKLGLA; encoded by the coding sequence ATGACCCCGTCCAAGGCGGCCGTTCATCGCCAGTGGCCGGGCCTGATCGAGGCCTACCGCGATCGATTACCCGTCGGCGACAACTGGACTCCGGTCACGCTGCTCGAGGGCGGCACCCCGTTGATCTCGGCGCCCCGACTCTCGGCCGAGATCGGCTGCACGGTGCACCTGAAGGTCGAAGGCCTCAACCCCACCGGCTCTTTCAAGGACCGTGGCATGACGATGGCCGTCACCGACGCCGTTGCCCGCGGCCAGCAGGCGGTGATGTGTGCGTCGACCGGCAACACCTCCGCGTCCGCCGCGGCGTACGCCGCTCGCGCCGGCATCACCTGTGCGGTGTTGATCCCGCAGGGCAAGATCGCGATGGGCAAGCTGGCGCAGGCAGTCATGCACGGCGCCAAGATCATTCAGGTCGACGGGAACTTCGACGACTGTCTGGAGGTGGCCCGCAAAATCGTCGCCGACTTCCCGACAATCGCGTTGGTCAACTCGGTCAACCCGGTGCGCATCGAGGGGCAGAAGACCGCTGCGTTCGAAATCGTGGATGTGTTGGGCGATGCGCCCGACATCCACTCCCTACCAGTGGGCAACGCGGGCAACATCACCGCGTACTGGAAGGGCTACTCCGAGTACCACGCCGACGGTGTGAGTACCAAGCTTCCGCGGATGCTCGGCACCCAGGCCGCCGGCGCCGCGCCGCTGGTGTCCGGCGAGCCGGTGAAGAACCCGGAGACGATCGCCACGGCCATCCGGATCGGGTCGCCCGCGTCGTGGGGCCCGGCCGTCGCCGCCCAGGAACAGTCCGACGGGCGCTTCCTGGCCGCCACTGACGACGAGATTCTAGCCGCGTATCACCTGGTAGCAGCCACCGAAGGCGTCTTCGTCGAGCCGGCATCCGCGGCCAGCGTCGCCGGCCTGCTCAAATCCGTCGCCGACGGCTGGGTCAAGCCCGGTTCGACCGTCGTGTGCACCGTGACCGGCAACGGCCTCAAGGATCCCGACACCGCGCTGCGCGACATGCCGACCGTCGAACCCGTCCCGGTCGATCCCGTCGCGGTGGTTGCCAAACTGGGGTTGGCCTAG
- a CDS encoding homoserine dehydrogenase, whose amino-acid sequence MSDEKPVGVAVLGLGNVGSEVVRIIEESADDLAARVGAPLILRGVGVRRVADDRGVPVDLLTEDIDTLVSRDDVDIVVEVMGPVEPSRKAILSALEHGKSVVTANKALLSIATGELAAAAEKARVDLYFEAAVAGAIPVIRPLTQSLAGDTVQRVAGIVNGTTNYILSEMDSTGADYEKALADAGALGYAEADPTADVEGYDAAAKAAILASIAFHTRVTADDVYREGITKISPDDFASARALGCTIKLLSICERITTDDEQQRVSARVYPALVPLEHPLATVNGAFNAVVVEAEAAGRLMFYGQGAGGAPTASAVTGDLVMAARNRVLGSRAPKESKYAQLSVAPMGVIPTRYYVNMDVADKPGVLATVAAEFAKRGVSIAEVRQEGVVGKGGRRVGARVVVVTHTATDAALSETVDALAELDVVQGVASVLRLEGTNA is encoded by the coding sequence ATGAGCGATGAGAAGCCGGTCGGTGTAGCGGTTTTGGGGCTGGGCAATGTGGGCAGTGAGGTGGTCCGCATCATCGAGGAGAGCGCCGACGACCTCGCGGCCCGCGTCGGAGCGCCGCTGATCCTGCGGGGCGTCGGCGTACGGCGGGTGGCCGACGACCGTGGCGTTCCGGTCGACCTGCTCACCGAGGACATCGACACGCTGGTCTCTCGCGACGACGTCGACATCGTGGTCGAGGTGATGGGGCCGGTCGAGCCGTCGCGCAAGGCGATTCTGTCGGCACTCGAGCACGGTAAGTCCGTGGTGACGGCCAATAAGGCGCTGCTGTCGATTGCCACCGGTGAACTCGCGGCGGCCGCCGAGAAGGCCCGCGTTGACCTGTATTTCGAGGCCGCGGTCGCCGGGGCCATCCCGGTGATCCGCCCGCTGACCCAGTCGCTGGCCGGCGACACCGTGCAGCGGGTGGCCGGCATCGTCAACGGCACCACCAACTACATCCTGTCCGAGATGGACAGCACGGGCGCCGACTACGAGAAGGCCCTGGCCGACGCGGGCGCACTCGGCTACGCCGAGGCCGACCCGACCGCCGACGTGGAGGGCTACGACGCGGCGGCGAAAGCGGCGATCCTGGCTTCCATCGCGTTCCACACCCGCGTGACCGCGGACGACGTCTACCGCGAGGGCATCACCAAGATCAGCCCCGACGACTTCGCCTCGGCCCGCGCGTTGGGCTGCACGATCAAGCTGCTGTCTATCTGTGAGCGGATCACGACCGACGATGAGCAGCAACGGGTTTCGGCCCGGGTGTATCCCGCGCTGGTGCCGTTGGAGCACCCGCTGGCCACGGTGAACGGCGCGTTCAACGCCGTCGTGGTCGAGGCGGAGGCCGCCGGTCGGCTGATGTTCTACGGCCAGGGCGCCGGGGGAGCGCCGACCGCGTCGGCGGTTACGGGTGACCTGGTGATGGCCGCCCGCAACCGGGTCCTGGGCAGCCGGGCGCCGAAAGAGTCGAAGTACGCCCAACTTTCGGTCGCGCCGATGGGTGTCATCCCGACGCGCTACTACGTCAACATGGACGTCGCCGACAAGCCGGGTGTCTTGGCCACCGTCGCAGCCGAATTCGCCAAGCGCGGGGTCAGCATCGCCGAGGTCCGCCAGGAAGGCGTGGTCGGTAAGGGCGGGCGGCGCGTCGGGGCGCGCGTTGTCGTGGTCACGCACACCGCGACGGACGCCGCGCTGTCCGAAACCGTCGACGCGCTGGCCGAACTCGATGTGGTGCAGGGCGTGGCCAGCGTCCTGCGGCTGGAAGGAACCAACGCATGA
- the lysA gene encoding diaminopimelate decarboxylase has product MLQLAPNVWPLNTVRGDDGSVSIAGVSLQALARDYGTPLFVIDEDDFRSRCREIAAAFGGGANVHYAGKAFLCSEIARWINEEGLSLDVCTGGELAVAMHADFPPDRIALHGNNKSVAELTTAVKTGIKHVVVDSLIEIERLDAIAGEAGVVQDVLVRVTVGVEAHTHEFISTAHEDQKFGLSLSNGAAMDAIRRVFAADNLRLVGLHSHIGSQIFDVGGFEIAAHRVIGLLRDVVAEFGVDKTAQIATVDLGGGLGISYLPNDDPPPVSELADKLGDIVRSESAAVGLPAPRLVVEPGRAIAGPGTITLYEVGTVKDVGVSATAHRRYVSIDGGMSDNIRTSLYAADYDVRLVSRTTDAGPTLGRVVGKHCESGDIVVRDAWVPDDIAPGDLVAVAATGAYCYSLSSRYNLIGRPAVVAVRDGESRLILRRETVDDLLSLEVR; this is encoded by the coding sequence ATGCTGCAGCTCGCGCCGAATGTCTGGCCGCTCAACACGGTTCGCGGCGACGACGGCTCGGTCAGCATCGCCGGCGTCTCGCTGCAGGCGCTGGCCCGCGACTACGGCACCCCGCTGTTCGTCATTGACGAGGACGACTTCCGGTCACGGTGCCGTGAGATCGCGGCCGCTTTCGGCGGCGGCGCCAACGTGCACTACGCCGGTAAAGCCTTTCTGTGCAGCGAGATCGCCCGCTGGATCAACGAAGAAGGTCTTTCGCTGGACGTCTGCACCGGTGGCGAGCTGGCCGTCGCGATGCACGCCGACTTCCCGCCCGATCGGATTGCCCTGCACGGCAACAACAAATCGGTCGCCGAACTCACCACCGCCGTCAAGACCGGCATCAAGCACGTCGTGGTCGACTCACTGATCGAGATCGAACGGCTGGACGCCATCGCGGGCGAGGCGGGTGTCGTGCAGGACGTGCTGGTCCGCGTCACCGTCGGAGTCGAGGCACACACCCACGAGTTCATCTCCACCGCCCATGAAGACCAGAAATTCGGCTTGTCGCTGTCCAACGGTGCGGCGATGGACGCCATTCGGCGGGTGTTCGCCGCCGACAACCTCCGCCTCGTGGGTCTGCACAGTCATATCGGCTCGCAGATCTTCGACGTCGGCGGCTTCGAGATCGCCGCGCACCGGGTCATCGGCCTGTTGCGCGACGTGGTTGCCGAATTCGGCGTCGACAAGACCGCGCAGATCGCAACCGTCGATCTCGGTGGCGGCCTTGGCATCTCGTATCTGCCCAACGACGACCCCCCTCCGGTCAGCGAACTCGCCGACAAGCTCGGCGACATCGTCCGCAGCGAGTCAGCGGCGGTGGGACTGCCGGCGCCGCGTCTGGTCGTCGAACCCGGCCGCGCGATCGCCGGTCCCGGGACGATCACCCTCTACGAGGTCGGCACGGTGAAGGACGTCGGCGTCAGCGCGACCGCGCACCGGCGCTACGTCAGCATCGACGGCGGGATGAGCGACAACATCCGCACCTCGCTGTACGCCGCCGACTACGACGTCCGTCTGGTGTCCCGGACCACCGACGCGGGGCCGACGCTGGGGCGTGTCGTCGGGAAGCATTGCGAGAGTGGCGACATCGTGGTGCGCGATGCATGGGTGCCGGACGACATCGCACCCGGCGATCTGGTGGCGGTCGCCGCAACCGGCGCGTACTGCTATTCGCTGTCGAGTCGGTACAACTTGATCGGTCGCCCCGCGGTGGTGGCCGTGCGCGACGGAGAGTCCCGTCTGATCCTGCGCAGGGAGACGGTCGACGATCTGCTGAGTCTGGAAGTGAGGTGA
- the argS gene encoding arginine--tRNA ligase: MNPADLAELLRVTATAVLTEHGLDTAALPVAITVERPRNPEHGDYASNLALQVAKKVGANPRELAGWLADALTKADGIASAEVAGPGFINLRLDASAQGLIVNNIIDAGHTYGHSDAEAGHKINLEFVSANPTGPIHIGGTRWAAVGDALGRLLTTQGAAITREYYFNDHGAQIDRFANSLIASAKGEPTPEDGYAGDYIADIAKQIVAQVPDALNQPDTEQHETFRRIGVDLMFNHIKKSLHEFGTDFDVFTHEDSMHTSGRVDQAIERLRANGNIYEKDGATWLRTSAFGDDKDRVVIKSDGNHAYIAGDLAYYIDKRGRGFDLCIYMLGADHHGYVKRLKAAAEAFGDNPGTVEVLIGQMVNLVRDGQPVKMSKRAGTVITLDDLVEAIGVDAARYSLIRSSVDTPIDIDLALWSSASNENPVYYVQYAHARLSALARNAAELGLIPETSHLELLTHDKEGALIRNLGEFPRVLKTAASLREPHRVSRYLEDLAGDYHRFYDACRVLPQGDEEANELHTARLALCQATRQVIANGLAILGVTAPERM, from the coding sequence GTGAATCCCGCCGATCTGGCCGAGCTGCTGAGGGTCACCGCGACCGCGGTGTTGACCGAGCATGGCCTCGACACCGCCGCTTTGCCGGTGGCGATCACCGTCGAGCGGCCCCGCAACCCCGAGCACGGCGACTACGCCAGCAATCTGGCGCTGCAGGTGGCCAAAAAGGTCGGCGCCAACCCGCGTGAGCTGGCCGGATGGCTGGCCGACGCCTTGACGAAAGCCGACGGCATCGCCTCGGCGGAGGTCGCCGGGCCCGGCTTCATCAACCTGCGCCTGGACGCCTCGGCGCAGGGCCTGATCGTCAACAACATCATCGACGCCGGCCACACCTACGGCCACTCCGACGCCGAAGCGGGTCACAAGATCAACCTCGAGTTCGTCTCGGCCAACCCCACCGGCCCGATCCACATCGGCGGCACCCGCTGGGCCGCGGTCGGCGACGCGCTCGGCCGGCTGCTCACCACGCAGGGCGCCGCCATCACGCGCGAGTACTACTTCAACGACCACGGCGCGCAGATCGACCGGTTCGCCAATTCGCTGATCGCCTCGGCCAAAGGCGAGCCCACACCGGAAGACGGCTACGCGGGTGACTACATCGCCGACATCGCCAAGCAGATCGTCGCGCAGGTGCCAGACGCGCTGAACCAGCCCGACACCGAGCAGCACGAGACGTTCCGGCGGATCGGCGTCGACTTGATGTTCAACCACATCAAGAAGTCGCTGCACGAATTCGGCACCGACTTCGACGTCTTCACCCACGAGGACTCGATGCACACCAGCGGCCGCGTCGACCAGGCCATCGAGCGCCTCCGCGCGAACGGCAACATCTACGAGAAGGACGGCGCAACCTGGTTGCGCACCAGCGCTTTTGGTGACGACAAGGACCGCGTCGTGATCAAGAGCGACGGCAACCACGCCTACATCGCCGGTGACCTCGCGTACTACATCGACAAGCGGGGTCGCGGCTTCGACCTGTGCATCTACATGCTCGGCGCCGACCACCACGGCTACGTCAAGCGCCTCAAGGCCGCTGCCGAGGCGTTCGGCGATAACCCCGGCACCGTCGAGGTGCTCATCGGCCAGATGGTCAACCTGGTGCGCGACGGGCAACCCGTCAAGATGAGCAAACGGGCCGGCACCGTCATCACCCTCGACGATCTGGTCGAGGCGATCGGCGTCGATGCGGCGCGCTACAGCCTGATCCGCTCGTCGGTGGACACCCCGATCGACATCGACCTCGCGCTGTGGTCGTCGGCATCCAACGAAAACCCGGTCTACTACGTGCAATACGCGCACGCCCGACTCTCGGCGCTGGCCCGCAACGCCGCCGAACTCGGACTGATCCCCGAGACCAGTCACCTCGAGCTGCTCACTCACGACAAAGAGGGCGCGTTGATCCGTAACCTGGGCGAGTTCCCTCGGGTGCTGAAAACCGCTGCGTCCCTGCGGGAACCGCACCGGGTAAGCCGCTACCTCGAAGACCTCGCCGGTGACTACCACCGGTTCTACGACGCCTGCCGGGTGTTGCCGCAGGGCGACGAGGAAGCCAACGAACTGCACACCGCGCGCCTGGCGCTCTGCCAGGCGACCCGCCAAGTGATCGCCAACGGTCTGGCCATCCTCGGCGTGACTGCTCCGGAGCGAATGTGA
- a CDS encoding excalibur calcium-binding domain-containing protein: MGFIGATVVAPGAYAGGPYDNCKQAHADGRYNIPKGDPDYRSKLDRDGDGIACEG, from the coding sequence ATGGGATTCATCGGCGCGACGGTCGTCGCCCCAGGCGCTTACGCGGGCGGACCGTACGACAACTGTAAGCAGGCACATGCCGACGGTCGTTACAACATTCCCAAGGGCGATCCAGACTATCGCTCGAAGTTAGACCGCGACGGCGACGGAATCGCCTGCGAGGGCTGA
- a CDS encoding FkbM family methyltransferase, with the protein MTSVHLLRDLVRCSKLTSILDIGANPIDGDPPYKEMLGYGLCSVTGFEPQQQALATLQQRKGPLEKYRPEVVADGRDHRLRITKAPGMTSLLAPDRNQLRLFHPFADLGAVLEEHDVQTHRLDDLDIDDFDLLKIDVQGSELMVFQNGRGRLENAVAVQTEMSLVPLYHGQPTFGDVDNELRSQGFMPHSIADVKRWAIAPTVFDNNFYAPGNQVLEADLVYIRDLAHPERMTSEQLSHLAMIGFHIYGSVDLTVYCILELQQRGRADDDAVEQLMQLFD; encoded by the coding sequence ATGACCTCGGTGCACCTGCTCCGTGACCTGGTGCGATGCTCGAAGCTCACCAGCATCCTCGACATCGGCGCCAACCCTATCGACGGCGACCCGCCGTACAAGGAGATGCTCGGCTACGGCCTGTGTTCGGTCACCGGATTCGAGCCCCAGCAGCAGGCGCTTGCAACGCTGCAGCAGCGCAAGGGTCCGCTGGAGAAATACCGCCCCGAGGTGGTCGCCGACGGACGCGACCACCGGTTGAGGATCACCAAAGCTCCGGGCATGACCAGCCTGCTGGCTCCGGACCGCAACCAGCTGCGACTGTTTCACCCGTTCGCTGACCTGGGCGCGGTCCTCGAGGAACACGACGTCCAGACGCACCGGCTCGACGATCTCGATATCGACGACTTCGATCTGCTCAAGATCGACGTCCAGGGCTCGGAGCTGATGGTGTTCCAGAACGGCCGCGGTCGGCTCGAGAATGCGGTCGCCGTGCAAACCGAAATGTCGTTGGTGCCGCTGTATCACGGTCAACCAACCTTCGGCGACGTGGACAACGAGCTGCGGTCGCAGGGATTCATGCCACATTCCATCGCGGACGTGAAGCGTTGGGCGATCGCACCCACGGTGTTCGACAACAATTTCTACGCTCCAGGCAATCAGGTTCTCGAGGCCGACCTGGTCTACATTCGCGACCTCGCCCACCCGGAACGCATGACCAGCGAACAACTTTCGCACCTGGCGATGATCGGCTTCCACATCTACGGATCCGTCGATCTCACGGTCTACTGCATCCTGGAACTCCAGCAGCGTGGGCGCGCCGACGACGACGCCGTCGAGCAGTTGATGCAACTCTTCGACTGA
- a CDS encoding DUF2237 family protein — MPERNVLGGPLEPCGSEPLTGFYRDGCCSTGPEDIGRHTICAVVTAEFLEHQRSIGNDLSTPMPQFRFPGLVPGDRWCVTAGNWLVAYRDGRAAPVVLASTHERTLDIVPVEALQEHAVDVPDDLGGL; from the coding sequence ATGCCTGAGCGCAACGTGCTGGGTGGTCCGCTGGAGCCCTGCGGCAGCGAACCGCTCACCGGCTTCTACCGCGACGGCTGCTGCTCGACCGGGCCCGAAGACATTGGTCGGCACACGATCTGCGCGGTGGTCACCGCCGAGTTTCTCGAGCATCAACGCTCGATCGGCAACGACCTCTCAACGCCCATGCCGCAGTTCAGGTTTCCCGGGCTGGTGCCCGGTGATCGCTGGTGCGTGACCGCCGGCAACTGGCTGGTGGCCTACCGCGACGGCCGCGCCGCACCCGTGGTGCTGGCGTCGACGCACGAGCGAACGCTCGACATCGTTCCGGTCGAGGCGTTGCAGGAGCACGCCGTCGACGTTCCCGACGATCTGGGCGGCCTGTAG
- a CDS encoding LLM class flavin-dependent oxidoreductase, which yields MTMPVMEPDLDAAVLREWARTIDDGPFASLCWGERMAFDNPETLSLMGALSAWTDRVRLVTTVIVPQLHDPVMLAKALATGDMLCGGRLTVGLGVGGRVEDYVAVGADPSTQTIRGMAERAAVMKRVWAGEKVTESVLPVGPAPMQASGPPLLVGTIGPKTLRSAAAWAEGLAGTTLDLDVARQNELFDVARQAWAKAGKPAPHLATSFWFALGPVEKARKQVHTHLRRYMNWIPAEYVDAMAPTTGFAGTEDDLIAVLRAFEAVGTDEIQLIPTSSDTDQLRRAAEIASAFDA from the coding sequence ATGACCATGCCGGTAATGGAGCCGGACTTGGACGCCGCCGTGTTGCGGGAATGGGCGCGCACGATCGACGACGGACCGTTCGCGTCGTTGTGCTGGGGCGAGCGGATGGCCTTCGACAACCCCGAGACGCTGTCGTTGATGGGCGCACTGTCGGCGTGGACCGACCGCGTGCGGCTGGTGACGACGGTGATCGTGCCGCAGTTGCACGACCCGGTCATGTTGGCCAAGGCGCTGGCAACCGGCGACATGTTGTGCGGGGGACGGTTGACCGTGGGCCTCGGCGTCGGCGGCCGCGTGGAGGATTACGTCGCGGTTGGCGCCGATCCGTCGACACAGACCATCCGCGGGATGGCCGAGCGAGCCGCGGTCATGAAACGAGTCTGGGCCGGCGAGAAGGTCACCGAGTCGGTGCTGCCCGTCGGGCCCGCTCCGATGCAGGCGAGTGGCCCGCCGCTGCTGGTCGGGACGATCGGACCGAAGACGCTGCGCAGCGCCGCCGCGTGGGCTGAGGGTCTGGCCGGGACGACGCTCGATCTCGATGTCGCGAGGCAGAACGAACTTTTCGACGTCGCACGCCAGGCCTGGGCCAAGGCCGGGAAGCCCGCGCCGCACCTCGCGACGTCGTTCTGGTTCGCCTTGGGACCCGTCGAGAAAGCCCGCAAGCAGGTGCACACGCATCTGCGTCGCTACATGAACTGGATTCCGGCCGAGTACGTCGACGCGATGGCGCCGACGACCGGGTTCGCCGGCACCGAGGACGACCTGATCGCCGTGCTGCGCGCGTTCGAAGCCGTCGGCACCGACGAAATTCAGCTCATCCCAACGAGTTCCGATACCGACCAGCTGCGCCGCGCCGCGGAGATCGCGAGCGCGTTCGATGCCTGA